The region atattgattcctcacatattcaacaaactatccagcattacggtcgagtgttaaaagcaattgatatattgagatctattcctagcatcacagtatatcaagtatcattgttcaaatcagattttcagaaatactttccagtcagatctaaaaatcaaaatcaaaacatctattgatcagatagaagtaagcattaagagtaaaacaataataccaatactgagtaaaacagaaatgctatatacaaatatcaccagattacatccaagttcgagtagattacattcaatcccaaaggagaagattagccactcatggtagccaACAAAATCCTATGagctaagaagaagaagaagaaaatgagaaactgTGATGCTCCTGGTAGCAGCTCTGCAGCACGGACCTGTTCTTCTCCCAAAATTCCAAGCTCTCTGCAGTTCTGAacctccaaaatatatatacagcccgaactctcgcttgggctactgagtctcgcttgggcgagatagaGTACTTCAGCATGAAGGAAGGGTCTCGCTTGGGCCactcattctcgcttaggcgagatagaGTTCTTCACGTTGAAGGAAtgtctcgcttgggcgaccatgtccttgcttaggcgagaattgAAAAATTGGGCGTGGCTTCTTCACgaaatctcgcttaagcgagatcaagctcgcttgagcgagaaaggCGGCAAGtgtctcgcttaggtgagaagACTTTAACTTTTGGGCGAGCCTgtcctagcttgagcgaaacACCTTAGTTTTGAGCGACCTGTAGCAGATTTTcctccttttcttctctatttcttgcttctccttcactcttcttgagttctctttaatctctcctgaaaaacacacaaaataggatcaaatgatttctttaattCAAAACTTGGAAGCCTATGATTGAAACttagatttagggagaatcaatatgaaatgaacacCAATTTAAAGCATAAGTGCCAGAGTTTGTTATGAATCTTTACtgaattttggcacttatcagccaacccatgggctttcatcttccacatgaaaaatatattattttttaaaatatattactatccGTGGGACAGGCCCAACGAACTGGATAAGCACGACGATCCGAATAGATCGAACGACCTGGACCTGCCCGAAGACCTCGACAAGAACGACAACTCGAATGGGCCCGATGATCTAAACAGGCGCAACGACCCGAACAGGCTCGATAACACGGACGGGCCGGAAAACCcggacgacccagatgggcctgACAACCAGGATAAACCCGACAACACGGATAAGCCCAACGACCTGgatgggctcgacgacccagacgggcccgacgatccagacgggaccgacgacccggacagTCCCGACAACCTGGATGAGCTCtatgacccaaacgggcccgacaacctggacgggcccgatgacccgaacagGCCCGAAAACCCATATGGACCTGACAACCTGGACACGCCTGATGACCCAGACATGCCTGACAACACAGACAGGTCCGACGTTTCGGATGGGTCCGAatacccggacgggcccgacgacctgaacAGGCCCTACGATCTAAACGGGTCCAACGAATCGGGCGGGTCTAACGACCCAAAAGGGCCCATCGATCCGAATAAGCCCGACGATAAGGACAAGCACGACGATCAgaacaggcccaacgacccgaacgggccctaCGACATAGACGGGCCTGGCGACCCAGATAGAGTAGACGACACGGACGGGCCCTACGACCTAGATGGGCCCAACGACCGggacgggcccaacgatcctaacgggcccgacgaccctgaCATGCCCAACGATGCGACAGGCCCAATGACCCAATCGCGCCCgatgatccagacaggcccaactacacgaatgggcccgacgatccgAAGGGGCCCGACGATCCGAAGGTGCCTAACGACAAGGACTGGCCCAATGAGCCGGACGGGCCCAATGATCCAGAATTGCCCAACAACCCGAATAGGCTTGTCCGTGTCGTCGAGCGGGACGGGTTATCAGGCTTGTTCTGGTCATTGGGCATGTCTAGATCATcgtgcccatccgggtcgttgGGTATGTtagggtcgtcgggcccatacGGGTTATCGGGCCCTTAtgtagaggtgtcaatttggcccag is a window of Vigna unguiculata cultivar IT97K-499-35 chromosome 4, ASM411807v1, whole genome shotgun sequence DNA encoding:
- the LOC114182049 gene encoding sporozoite surface protein 2-like, which translates into the protein MRNCDAPGSSSAARTCSSPKIPSSLQPNELDKHDDPNRSNDLDLPEDLDKNDNSNGPDDLNRRNDPNRLDNTDGPENPDDPDGPDNQDKPDNTDKPNDLDGLDDPDGPENPYGPDNLDTPDDPDMPDNTDRSDVSDGSEYPDGPDDLNRPYDLNGSNESGGSNDPKGPIDPNKPDDKDKHDDQNRPNDPNGPYDIDGPGDPDRVDDTDGPYDLDGPNDRDGPNDPNGPDDPDMPNDATGPMTQSRPMIQTGPTTRMGPTIRRGPTIRRQNELDKHDDPKRSNDPNLHKYLDKNDDSNGPDDPNKPNDLNEPDDLDDMEGPDNPNDPDGPDNQDKPDNTDKPDDMDGSNNPDGLESQMG